GGAAGCTTTGCAGTATGCTCGCGTTGTTGCCACGGGGAGCTCAAGCGACCCAAATCAGATCAACAATGTCCTTTGTTTCCCGGGACTATTTCGCGGAGCGCTTGATGTGCGCGCGAGAAAAATTAACGAAGAAATGAAGCTTGCGGCGGTAAATGCTATCGCAAGCTCAATCGCGCCCAAAGATCTTCATGCCGAACACTTTATGCCAAGCGCCCTTGATAAAAGCGTAGCGCGGCGTGTAGCTCAAGCCGTAGCAGATGCGGCGCGAAAAACCGGAGTCGCTCGAAAATAATTTATCAAAGAGGCCCCTGCCTATGCGGGGGCCTTATTATTTTAAATCCACGAAGACGTGATATAACGACGATGCTTATACATTAGCGCTTTTGCAATGCGGTTCATGGCTTTCAACCATGCCGCCTCGCGTAATGTTACCCCGTATTTACGTGCAAATTTAATCACTTCTTCCGCAGAGTCGCGCATTACCGATATAATCTCTCCTTGAACTTTCTTGTCAATCTCGGGCAGTTCTACTCTATGGTGTGGCGGCCCAAAACTCAAAGACCATTCAAAATAAGAAGCTGTTACTCCACCGGCATTGGAAAGAATGTCGGGAATAACCAAGATTCCTCGCTGATTCAGGATAGAATCGGCCTCCGCGTCTTCCGTGGGATGATTTGCAAGTTCAAGAATCCATTTTGCTTGAAGAAGAGGAGCGTTCTTTACCGTAATAACGTTTTCCATTGCGGCCGGCACCAGAAGATCGCACGGCTTTAGTAAAATGCTATCAGAAGAGCATTGCTCTCCCGCTACATGCGCGAGGCTTCCGTTGCGATCCTGGGGCAACGAACTTACATCAATGCCATTTGGATTATACACCCCTCCGGTAATATTGCTCACGCCTACCACTTTGTAACCGCGCTCCGTGACAAGGCGAATAAAATTTGCTCCAACCTGACCAAGCCCCTGCACAATCATCGTTGGCTTAGAGTTTAAACTAACAAGATTGCCACCTAATTTTTGGAGCATTACTTCAAAAACCTCAATCCCGCCAAGAGCAGTTGCTTCTTCACGCACGGGAAGCCCGCCATATT
This is a stretch of genomic DNA from Candidatus Spechtbacteria bacterium. It encodes these proteins:
- a CDS encoding Glu/Leu/Phe/Val dehydrogenase, encoding MASASLVDSLFRQIDWTGKILCLPPEAVEQELKHFKFREITPDRIRVQLDDGTYESLTLTLALHYNPYPDDRPHKGGIRLSNAVTPDILRALAVEMTFKCGVVDLEFGGAKSGIRLPKPATQYSQKEIHRIIEAIADFLIRLDITRPPFYYVPATDMGTTSEHMDIIHARFMAQAQGKHDAVVTGRSPKYGGLPVREEATALGGIEVFEVMLQKLGGNLVSLNSKPTMIVQGLGQVGANFIRLVTERGYKVVGVSNITGGVYNPNGIDVSSLPQDRNGSLAHVAGEQCSSDSILLKPCDLLVPAAMENVITVKNAPLLQAKWILELANHPTEDAEADSILNQRGILVIPDILSNAGGVTASYFEWSLSFGPPHHRVELPEIDKKVQGEIISVMRDSAEEVIKFARKYGVTLREAAWLKAMNRIAKALMYKHRRYITSSWI